One Pseudomonas abieticivorans genomic region harbors:
- a CDS encoding phytanoyl-CoA dioxygenase family protein: MHKFALTEGDFQADDLGSDAQQFFRTHGALCIRNAFTEAQVAQLQTGIEQNLAHPSPRAKVASNPDDPGWFFEDFCNWQDNPHYQRFIEDSALATIAQRLLGSRQIRLYHDHLLVKEPNTRQRTPWHQDQPYYNITGADTISFWIPVDPVAQASTLEFVAGSHLGPWLMPRSFMDNQAKWFAEGSLADLPNIEAHRQDFPILGWALQPGDMVCFNMLTLHASAGVGGGQRRRAFSVRMLGDDVRHAPRPWVTSPEFPGLRETLAEGAVMAHPLFPLLAG, from the coding sequence ATGCATAAATTCGCATTGACCGAGGGTGACTTCCAGGCCGACGACCTGGGCAGCGACGCCCAGCAGTTTTTTCGCACCCACGGTGCCTTGTGCATACGCAATGCGTTTACCGAAGCGCAAGTGGCGCAGCTGCAAACCGGCATCGAACAGAACCTCGCCCACCCCAGCCCGCGGGCCAAGGTGGCCAGTAACCCGGATGACCCGGGCTGGTTTTTCGAAGACTTCTGCAACTGGCAGGACAACCCTCACTACCAGCGTTTCATCGAGGATTCGGCACTGGCGACGATCGCCCAGCGCCTGCTCGGCAGCCGACAGATCCGCCTGTATCACGACCACCTGCTGGTCAAGGAACCCAATACCCGCCAGCGCACGCCCTGGCATCAGGACCAGCCCTACTACAACATCACCGGCGCCGACACCATCAGTTTCTGGATCCCCGTGGACCCGGTCGCGCAAGCCTCCACGCTTGAGTTCGTCGCCGGCTCCCACCTGGGCCCGTGGCTAATGCCGCGCTCGTTCATGGACAACCAGGCCAAGTGGTTCGCCGAGGGCAGCCTGGCCGACCTGCCGAACATCGAGGCGCACCGCCAAGACTTTCCGATCCTGGGCTGGGCGCTGCAGCCAGGCGACATGGTGTGCTTCAACATGCTTACCCTGCACGCCTCTGCAGGCGTGGGCGGTGGGCAGCGGCGCCGGGCGTTTTCGGTGCGCATGCTCGGTGATGACGTGCGCCATGCGCCACGGCCGTGGGTGACTTCGCCAGAGTTCCCCGGGCTGCGGGAAACCTTGGCCGAAGGCGCGGTGATGGCGCATCCGTTGTTTCCACTGCTGGCGGGCTGA
- a CDS encoding M20 aminoacylase family protein — MPHIDPHLQPIETQMRQLRQRIHAHPELGYEEYVTSDLVAERLLQWGYEVHRGIAETAVIGTLKKGTGTRVLGLRADMDALPILEKTGLPYASQVPGKMHACGHDGHTTMLLAAAKVLAQDTPFDGTLRLIFQPAEEGLAGARRMIQEGVLEQFPCDALFAMHNMPGYPAGTLGFRPGAFMASADQVKVTVHGHGGHGAMPHQCVDPVVVCASIIMALQTIVSRNVSPQDMSVITVGAITAGKASNVIPDSADMLISVRALNDTVRERLEAQIKHLIHAQADAFGASAEVHYSADYPVLVNDPAMTEFATQVALDWLGADQVLTDIAPFNGSEDFAWFLRERPGCYLIIGNGEGEKSCMIHDPRYDFNDDILMRGAGYWIKLTQAYLASRT; from the coding sequence ATGCCGCACATCGACCCTCACTTGCAGCCCATCGAAACGCAGATGCGCCAATTGCGCCAGCGCATTCACGCACACCCAGAGCTTGGGTACGAAGAATACGTCACCAGCGACCTGGTTGCCGAGCGCCTGTTGCAATGGGGCTATGAGGTGCACCGCGGCATCGCCGAAACAGCCGTCATCGGCACCCTGAAAAAAGGCACCGGGACTCGCGTGCTGGGCCTGCGCGCTGACATGGACGCCTTGCCCATCCTTGAGAAAACCGGCCTGCCCTACGCAAGCCAGGTGCCGGGGAAAATGCACGCCTGCGGGCATGATGGCCACACCACCATGTTGCTGGCGGCGGCCAAGGTGCTGGCCCAGGACACCCCCTTCGATGGCACCCTGCGGTTGATTTTCCAGCCCGCCGAGGAAGGCCTCGCCGGTGCCCGACGGATGATCCAGGAAGGCGTGCTCGAGCAGTTCCCTTGTGACGCGTTGTTCGCCATGCACAACATGCCCGGTTACCCGGCCGGCACGCTGGGTTTTCGCCCCGGCGCGTTCATGGCTTCGGCCGACCAGGTCAAGGTCACGGTGCACGGCCACGGCGGCCACGGCGCCATGCCCCACCAGTGCGTCGACCCGGTAGTGGTGTGCGCAAGCATAATCATGGCCTTGCAAACCATCGTCTCGCGCAACGTCTCGCCCCAGGACATGAGCGTGATCACCGTGGGCGCCATCACCGCCGGCAAGGCCTCCAACGTGATCCCCGACAGCGCCGACATGCTGATCTCGGTGCGCGCCCTGAATGACACCGTGCGCGAGCGCCTCGAAGCGCAGATCAAGCACCTGATCCACGCCCAGGCAGACGCTTTTGGTGCCAGCGCCGAGGTGCACTACAGCGCCGACTACCCGGTGCTGGTGAACGACCCGGCCATGACTGAGTTCGCGACGCAGGTGGCGCTCGATTGGCTGGGCGCCGATCAAGTGCTGACCGACATTGCCCCCTTCAACGGCAGTGAAGACTTTGCCTGGTTCTTGCGCGAGCGCCCCGGCTGCTACCTGATCATCGGCAACGGCGAAGGTGAAAAAAGCTGCATGATTCACGACCCGCGCTACGACTTCAACGACGACATTCTCATGCGCGGCGCCGGCTACTGGATCAAACTGACCCAAGCCTACCTGGCATCGCGCACTTGA
- a CDS encoding FecR domain-containing protein produces MAMDHATLEAAARWYVDLRCDDVDEATRQAHRRWLDSAPGHRQAWDRLTLLQESFGRVGPGLARPMLSNARAKRREFLKVLSLLLAAGGTGTLAWRTTALPTLLADQRTATAERLSLRLDDGSQLLLNTCTSVNIRYTPRLREVQLLSGEILIETAHDALARPFVVHTQEGSIRALGTRFIVLREADHSQVCVLEHAVQVRTAALGPAVQVEAGHRLMFRQDQVGSVLPAPAQADAWTRGMLVVNDWYLADLISELQRYRPGYLGCDPAVAGLRISGSFHLSNIDTILANLSSTLPVRIWQLSRYWTRVEPA; encoded by the coding sequence ATGGCGATGGATCATGCCACCCTTGAGGCGGCGGCGCGCTGGTACGTGGACCTGCGTTGCGACGACGTCGATGAGGCCACGCGCCAAGCGCACAGGCGCTGGCTGGACAGTGCACCGGGCCATCGCCAGGCGTGGGACCGGTTGACGCTGCTGCAAGAAAGCTTTGGGCGGGTAGGCCCGGGCCTTGCCCGCCCCATGCTGAGCAACGCCCGCGCCAAACGCAGGGAGTTCCTCAAGGTACTGTCGCTGTTGCTGGCGGCGGGCGGCACGGGCACCTTGGCCTGGCGCACCACCGCGCTGCCAACGCTGTTGGCAGACCAACGTACCGCCACCGCAGAGCGCCTGAGCCTGCGCCTGGACGACGGCAGCCAACTGCTGCTCAACACCTGCACGTCGGTGAACATCCGCTACACCCCGCGCCTTCGCGAGGTGCAACTGCTCAGTGGGGAAATCCTCATTGAAACCGCCCATGACGCTCTAGCCCGACCGTTTGTGGTGCACACCCAGGAAGGCAGCATCCGCGCCCTGGGTACGCGCTTCATCGTGTTGCGTGAAGCCGATCACTCGCAGGTATGCGTGCTGGAGCATGCCGTCCAAGTGCGCACGGCAGCGCTGGGCCCGGCAGTGCAGGTAGAGGCTGGGCACAGGCTGATGTTCCGTCAGGATCAGGTAGGCAGCGTACTACCCGCCCCCGCGCAGGCGGATGCCTGGACCCGCGGCATGCTGGTGGTCAACGACTGGTACCTGGCGGACCTGATCAGCGAACTGCAGCGCTATCGCCCGGGTTATCTGGGCTGTGATCCAGCCGTTGCAGGCCTGCGGATTTCGGGGTCGTTCCACCTGTCCAACATCGACACCATTCTGGCAAATCTGTCGTCCACCTTACCGGTGCGCATCTGGCAATTGAGCCGTTATTGGACTCGCGTGGAGCCCGCATAG
- a CDS encoding LysR family transcriptional regulator, which translates to MKFYQLNALVAVADAGSIRGAAKRLDTSPAAVTKAVQKLESEISLQLLVRNTSGIDFTEAGKRLLEQARLLVAQMDSASHVVADCKGELAGRLSVAVTPWLAMTLLAQVTVQFRQRYPHVQLELHEGLHSIAYPRLRDASLDLFIGRLDSQCTNVDLNYVPLFSADCAVVARRGHPLADCRSLDELAFADWILSARHDGEFVAPGHAHFSHSLSITLSLLRDTDMLSIFPWPLVEVCAQREGLCALPLREPVGSALVGAISRSGQPLRPAAEKFLECLIDTIEAQMAAAESPYKRILQTVEWVS; encoded by the coding sequence ATGAAGTTCTATCAACTCAACGCCCTGGTGGCCGTGGCCGACGCGGGCAGTATCCGCGGTGCGGCCAAGCGCCTGGACACCTCGCCTGCGGCCGTGACCAAGGCGGTGCAGAAGCTGGAAAGCGAGATTTCCCTGCAGTTGCTGGTGCGCAACACCTCGGGCATCGATTTTACCGAAGCCGGCAAGCGCCTGCTGGAGCAGGCACGCTTGCTGGTGGCGCAGATGGACAGCGCCAGCCACGTGGTGGCCGATTGCAAGGGCGAGCTGGCAGGGCGCCTGTCGGTGGCGGTCACGCCGTGGCTGGCGATGACCTTGCTGGCGCAGGTGACGGTACAGTTCCGCCAGCGCTATCCCCATGTGCAACTGGAGCTTCACGAGGGCCTGCATTCGATCGCGTACCCGCGTTTGCGCGACGCCAGCCTGGATTTGTTCATTGGCCGGCTGGACAGCCAATGCACCAACGTCGACCTTAACTACGTGCCGCTGTTCAGCGCCGATTGCGCGGTGGTCGCGCGGCGCGGCCACCCCTTGGCCGACTGCCGTTCGCTGGACGAGTTGGCGTTCGCCGACTGGATTCTGTCCGCCCGCCACGACGGCGAATTCGTCGCGCCGGGCCACGCGCACTTCTCCCATTCGTTGTCCATTACCCTGAGCCTGTTGCGCGACACCGACATGCTCAGTATTTTCCCCTGGCCGCTGGTGGAGGTGTGTGCCCAGCGCGAAGGCTTGTGTGCGCTGCCCCTGCGCGAGCCGGTAGGCTCGGCGCTGGTGGGTGCGATCAGCCGCAGCGGCCAACCACTGAGGCCTGCGGCGGAGAAATTTCTGGAGTGCCTGATCGATACGATCGAAGCGCAGATGGCGGCCGCAGAGTCGCCCTACAAGCGCATTTTGCAGACGGTGGAATGGGTGAGTTGA
- a CDS encoding TonB-dependent siderophore receptor, protein MSAHTLTIDRPHRLARAVRRGVLGLALGVPLAAAAVTPSAWAQTRQEISFDIPAGAVDVALAQFSAATLANISFAPGAAQGRRSTGLHGSYSVDSGLRQLLAGSSLQAVQLADGSYTLIPVVDGAVQLDLTSISGKTAEPAGGPVQGYVATHSSAGTKTDTPLIETPQSISVITRQQMQAQGAQTVTDALRYVPGVKVEAYGLDPKGFDWLYIRGFNGQASSDYLNGLRQQNNSYAFFRSEPYSLERIDVVRGPASSLFGQGDAGGIVNRVSKKPEADHVNEVQLTGGNHDRLQGQFDIGGVLSDDQHLLYRVVGLARDANTQVDYADGHELKDDRLYLAPSLTWAPDEDTSLTVLTDFLRDRNGGSLFAYSTPSGHTTNILMGDHSFNHFSQDQYSLGYEFRHRLNDTWELRQNARYGQVDLIFQNLLPAAVDISSGNVTRIADRFDQHMDTFNLDNQLQADFSTGPLTHKLLLGVDYTWLDADVTRWRTLAPSLNLYDPQYGQNIIRPTAANSLSSIDYDQTVQQVGGYLQDQIKFDDHWILTAGGRYDYVRNALDNHVGASSNQKDNAFTGRLGLTYLTDFGLAPYVSYAESFTPNTGTDGNAKAFDPSMAHQWEVGVKYQPVDAILMTLAAYDLTKTNVLTNEIVGGVNTGFSVASGEQKSTGVEAEIKARLDQNWDVIASYTYTHAEITKSNRGDEGNRPANVPKHMASAWLNYTFHQNWLDGLSLGGGARYTGALYGDNDNTYHIDNYTLFDLGASYPINKNVSVSVNAQNLLDTEYVATCDDSYECYPGLRRTLLTSVKYAW, encoded by the coding sequence ATGTCCGCACACACGCTAACGATTGACCGCCCCCACAGACTCGCACGCGCGGTACGCCGGGGGGTGTTGGGCCTTGCCCTGGGCGTGCCACTGGCAGCCGCGGCCGTTACGCCGTCAGCGTGGGCGCAAACCCGGCAAGAAATCAGCTTTGATATTCCCGCAGGCGCCGTGGATGTGGCGCTGGCACAGTTTTCGGCCGCCACCTTGGCAAACATCTCTTTCGCCCCGGGTGCAGCACAAGGGCGACGGTCCACCGGTTTGCACGGCAGCTATTCGGTGGACTCCGGTTTGCGCCAATTGCTGGCCGGCAGTTCGTTGCAAGCGGTGCAGTTGGCCGATGGCAGCTACACGTTGATCCCCGTGGTGGACGGCGCGGTACAACTTGACCTCACCAGCATTTCGGGCAAAACCGCAGAGCCCGCAGGCGGCCCGGTGCAAGGCTACGTGGCCACGCACAGCAGCGCCGGCACCAAGACCGACACGCCCCTGATCGAGACCCCGCAGTCGATCTCGGTGATCACCCGCCAGCAGATGCAAGCCCAGGGCGCGCAGACCGTTACCGATGCGCTGCGCTACGTGCCCGGCGTCAAGGTCGAAGCCTACGGCCTGGACCCAAAAGGGTTCGACTGGCTGTACATCCGTGGCTTCAACGGCCAGGCCAGCAGCGACTACCTCAACGGCCTGCGTCAGCAAAACAACAGCTACGCGTTTTTCCGCAGCGAACCTTATTCGCTCGAGCGCATTGACGTGGTTCGGGGCCCGGCCTCCAGCCTGTTTGGCCAAGGCGATGCGGGCGGTATCGTCAACCGCGTGAGCAAAAAGCCTGAAGCCGACCACGTCAACGAAGTGCAGCTGACCGGCGGCAATCATGATCGCCTGCAAGGGCAGTTCGACATCGGCGGCGTGCTGAGCGACGATCAACACCTGCTCTACCGCGTGGTGGGCCTGGCGCGTGACGCCAACACCCAGGTGGATTACGCCGACGGCCACGAACTGAAGGACGACCGCCTGTACCTCGCGCCCTCCCTCACTTGGGCGCCGGATGAAGACACCAGCCTGACCGTGCTCACCGACTTTTTGCGTGATCGCAACGGTGGCTCGCTGTTCGCCTACAGCACGCCCAGCGGCCACACCACCAACATCCTGATGGGTGACCACAGCTTCAACCACTTCTCGCAAGACCAGTACAGCCTGGGCTACGAATTTCGTCACCGCCTGAACGACACCTGGGAGTTGCGCCAGAACGCTCGCTATGGCCAGGTCGATCTGATTTTCCAGAACTTGCTGCCGGCCGCCGTTGATATCAGCTCTGGCAACGTGACGCGCATCGCCGACCGTTTCGACCAGCACATGGACACCTTTAACCTGGACAACCAATTGCAGGCCGACTTCAGCACCGGCCCGCTGACCCACAAATTACTGCTGGGTGTTGACTACACCTGGCTGGACGCCGACGTCACCCGCTGGCGAACACTGGCGCCAAGCTTGAATCTCTACGATCCGCAGTACGGCCAGAACATCATCCGCCCCACGGCCGCCAATAGCTTGAGCTCCATTGATTACGACCAGACGGTCCAGCAGGTCGGCGGTTACCTGCAGGATCAAATCAAGTTCGATGACCACTGGATTCTCACGGCCGGCGGGCGCTATGACTATGTGCGTAATGCCCTGGACAACCATGTAGGCGCCTCCAGCAACCAGAAGGACAACGCCTTTACCGGGCGCCTGGGGCTCACTTACCTGACCGATTTTGGCCTGGCGCCCTACGTCAGCTATGCCGAGTCCTTTACCCCGAACACCGGCACGGACGGCAATGCCAAAGCCTTTGACCCCAGCATGGCCCATCAATGGGAAGTGGGCGTGAAGTACCAGCCGGTCGATGCGATCCTGATGACCCTCGCCGCCTACGACCTGACCAAGACCAACGTGCTCACCAACGAGATCGTCGGTGGCGTCAACACGGGGTTCTCCGTGGCCTCCGGTGAGCAGAAATCCACAGGGGTGGAGGCCGAGATCAAGGCCCGGCTGGATCAGAACTGGGATGTGATCGCGTCCTACACCTACACCCATGCCGAAATCACCAAGAGCAACCGCGGCGACGAAGGCAACCGCCCCGCCAACGTGCCCAAGCACATGGCCTCGGCCTGGCTGAACTACACCTTCCACCAAAACTGGCTGGACGGCTTGAGCCTGGGCGGCGGCGCCCGCTACACCGGCGCGCTGTACGGCGACAACGACAACACCTATCACATCGACAACTACACGCTGTTCGACCTGGGCGCCAGCTACCCGATCAACAAAAACGTGAGCGTCTCGGTGAATGCACAAAACCTGCTGGACACCGAGTACGTGGCCACCTGTGACGACTCGTACGAGTGCTACCCAGGGCTGCGGCGCACGTTGCTGACCAGCGTTAAATACGCCTGGTGA
- a CDS encoding ABC transporter substrate-binding protein — translation MLRLNLQCAALICGLAMASTSHAADVIRFGVDPSYPPFEQKLPDGSLAGFDIDLGNALCAQLKARCVWVEQTFDGMIPGLKARKFDGILSAFSDTAARRQQVDFSQRLYVAPSSLIAKKDSGLLPTPASLKGKSVGVVQGSLQESYAKAEWAPAGASIQSYQTQDQVFMDLTSGRLDASFQASAQGDSGLLQKPQGKDFAFAGEPVIDKSIIGNGVAIGVRKNDPAMRQRLDGAIAALHASGEYQKIAAKYFSYDVSGE, via the coding sequence ATGCTGCGACTGAACCTGCAATGCGCCGCCCTGATCTGCGGGCTGGCAATGGCGAGCACCAGCCACGCCGCCGACGTCATCCGCTTTGGCGTGGACCCCAGCTACCCGCCCTTCGAGCAAAAGCTGCCCGACGGCTCGCTGGCAGGCTTTGACATCGACCTGGGCAATGCCTTGTGCGCGCAGCTCAAGGCGCGCTGCGTGTGGGTCGAGCAAACCTTCGACGGCATGATCCCGGGCCTCAAGGCGCGCAAATTCGATGGCATCCTCTCGGCCTTCAGCGACACCGCAGCCCGCCGCCAGCAGGTTGACTTCAGCCAGCGACTGTATGTGGCGCCTTCCTCGCTGATCGCCAAGAAAGACTCAGGGCTGCTGCCCACCCCTGCCTCGCTGAAGGGCAAGTCGGTGGGCGTGGTCCAGGGCTCGCTGCAAGAGAGCTACGCCAAGGCCGAATGGGCACCGGCCGGCGCCAGCATTCAGTCCTATCAGACTCAGGACCAGGTATTCATGGACCTGACCAGCGGGCGCCTGGACGCCTCGTTCCAAGCCTCGGCGCAGGGTGATAGCGGCCTGTTGCAAAAGCCTCAAGGCAAGGACTTTGCCTTTGCCGGCGAGCCGGTGATCGACAAGAGCATCATTGGCAACGGCGTGGCCATTGGCGTGCGCAAAAACGATCCGGCCATGCGCCAGCGGCTCGACGGGGCCATCGCGGCCCTGCACGCATCCGGCGAGTACCAAAAGATCGCGGCCAAATACTTCAGCTATGACGTCTCGGGTGAGTGA
- a CDS encoding ABC transporter ATP-binding protein: MLRVFERRLDPFPPDEVPPPPMGLARFLWACTRGARGYVLLLALLGGAVSVYEAWLFSFLGQVVDLLSTWQAGGDAAGRESRVLWGMGLVMLASVGLVALRTMVQHQVLAINLPLRLRWDFHRLMLKQSLSFFSDEFSGRVTTKVMQTALAVRDVLFTLIEIIPGIGVYFIAIIALAGGFALKLMLPFLAWLVLFGLAMVYFVPRLGKVGQEQAHARSSMTGRISDAYTNITTVKLFSHSNREAHFARAAMEDFKHTGFRQMRLVSQFEIVNQALVVALLMAAGGYALWLWHLGEIGTGAVAAITAMALRINGMSHWIMWQMTSLFENVGTVQDGMATLTRGAKVQDAPDAGVLQTRGGAVTFDNVSFNYNGERQVLDGLSLSIRPGEKIGLVGRSGAGKSTLINLLLRFYDVDSGAIRIDGQDIAQVTQDSLRSAIGMVTQDTSLLHRSIRDNIAYGRPEASDAQIRSAAASAQADGFISQLSDRQGHTGYDTLVGERGIKLSGGQRQRVAIARVMLKNAPILLLDEATSALDSEVEVAIQESLDDMMHGKTVIAIAHRLSTIAAMDRLIVMDDGRIIEQGTHAELLAKNGIYARLWQHQSGGFLGEDKGVTEAMDQA, translated from the coding sequence ATGCTTCGTGTATTTGAACGAAGACTCGACCCTTTTCCACCTGACGAAGTGCCGCCGCCGCCCATGGGGCTTGCGCGTTTCCTGTGGGCCTGCACGCGCGGTGCCCGCGGTTATGTCCTGTTGCTGGCGCTGCTCGGTGGCGCGGTGTCGGTTTACGAGGCCTGGCTGTTTTCGTTCCTGGGGCAGGTGGTGGACCTGCTCTCCACCTGGCAGGCCGGTGGCGATGCGGCCGGCCGGGAAAGCCGCGTGTTGTGGGGCATGGGCCTGGTGATGCTGGCAAGCGTTGGCTTGGTGGCGTTGCGTACCATGGTGCAGCACCAGGTACTGGCGATCAATTTGCCGTTGCGGCTGCGCTGGGACTTCCATCGGCTGATGCTCAAGCAAAGCCTTTCGTTTTTTTCCGATGAGTTCTCAGGCCGGGTCACCACCAAGGTGATGCAAACGGCCCTGGCCGTACGTGACGTGCTGTTTACCCTGATCGAGATCATCCCCGGCATCGGCGTATATTTCATCGCCATCATCGCCCTGGCCGGCGGGTTTGCGTTGAAGCTGATGCTGCCGTTCCTGGCCTGGTTGGTGCTATTTGGGCTGGCCATGGTTTACTTCGTGCCCCGCTTGGGCAAGGTCGGGCAAGAGCAGGCCCATGCACGTTCGTCGATGACCGGGCGTATCTCGGATGCTTACACCAACATCACCACGGTCAAGCTGTTCTCCCACTCCAACCGCGAAGCGCACTTCGCGCGCGCGGCGATGGAAGACTTCAAGCACACCGGCTTTCGCCAGATGCGCCTGGTCAGCCAATTCGAGATCGTCAACCAGGCCTTGGTGGTTGCACTGCTGATGGCCGCTGGCGGCTACGCCCTGTGGCTATGGCACCTGGGCGAAATCGGTACCGGTGCGGTGGCGGCGATCACCGCCATGGCGCTGCGTATCAATGGCATGTCGCACTGGATCATGTGGCAGATGACCTCGCTGTTCGAAAACGTCGGCACGGTACAAGACGGCATGGCCACCCTGACCCGTGGCGCCAAGGTGCAGGATGCGCCGGATGCGGGCGTGCTGCAGACGCGCGGCGGTGCCGTCACGTTCGATAACGTGAGCTTTAACTACAATGGCGAACGCCAGGTGCTCGATGGCCTGAGCCTGAGCATCCGCCCAGGCGAAAAAATCGGCCTGGTGGGCCGCAGCGGCGCGGGCAAGTCCACGCTGATCAACCTGCTGCTGCGCTTTTACGACGTGGACAGCGGAGCGATCCGTATCGACGGGCAAGACATCGCGCAGGTCACGCAAGACAGCCTGCGCAGCGCTATCGGCATGGTCACCCAGGACACCTCGCTGCTGCACCGCTCCATCCGCGACAACATCGCCTACGGCCGCCCTGAAGCGAGCGACGCGCAAATCCGCAGTGCGGCGGCCAGCGCCCAGGCCGATGGGTTCATCAGCCAACTGAGCGACCGCCAAGGCCATACCGGCTACGACACCCTGGTGGGCGAGCGCGGTATCAAGCTGTCCGGCGGCCAGCGCCAACGCGTGGCGATCGCCCGGGTAATGCTCAAGAACGCGCCCATCCTGCTGCTGGACGAGGCTACCAGCGCGTTGGATTCAGAGGTCGAAGTGGCCATCCAGGAAAGCCTCGATGACATGATGCACGGCAAGACCGTGATCGCCATCGCCCATCGGCTGTCGACGATCGCGGCCATGGACCGGCTGATCGTGATGGATGACGGACGCATCATCGAACAGGGCACCCACGCCGAACTGCTCGCCAAAAATGGCATCTACGCGCGGCTGTGGCAGCACCAGAGCGGTGGTTTTTTGGGTGAGGACAAGGGCGTGACCGAGGCCATGGACCAAGCCTGA
- a CDS encoding DUF2817 domain-containing protein: MTTPFPASPSYRTLRERFLSAASAAGASLTRYAHPLAGPFGEALSTDVAVLGNPQAKRLLVALSGTHGVEGYYGSDCQSRWLESLAGRTLPDDVAIVMVHLINPWGTAWMRRVNEDNLDLNRNYLDFTQPLPDNPAYAAVHDLYTCASLQGPKRDAADARFAALIDEHGWPGLMSIVEAGQYQFADGLFFGGVGPSWSNRTLRDIIKQHLSHAQEAMTFDLHTGAGAYGHPMLMTITQAPYPALADAQALFGPWLYTLITGANTLSDTGVAATSTGYTSQALVDALPGVRLMPFVIECGTYAGPQVHQHLRDDHWLHLYGDPLNATGARIKRGLLEQFYPADSDWQAVVWLRTRQIWERALGAFGQQ, from the coding sequence ATGACCACTCCGTTCCCTGCCAGCCCCAGCTACCGCACCCTGCGTGAGCGTTTCCTGAGCGCCGCCAGCGCCGCCGGCGCCAGCCTGACGCGCTATGCACACCCGCTGGCCGGACCGTTTGGCGAGGCCTTGAGCACCGACGTTGCGGTACTGGGCAATCCGCAAGCCAAGCGGCTGCTGGTGGCCTTGAGCGGCACCCATGGGGTGGAGGGCTATTACGGTTCCGACTGCCAAAGCCGTTGGCTCGAATCGCTGGCCGGCCGTACGTTGCCCGATGACGTCGCCATCGTGATGGTCCACCTGATCAACCCGTGGGGCACCGCCTGGATGCGCCGCGTCAACGAAGACAACCTCGACCTGAACCGCAATTACCTGGACTTCACCCAACCGTTGCCCGACAACCCTGCCTATGCGGCGGTTCATGACCTGTATACCTGTGCAAGCCTGCAAGGGCCCAAGCGCGACGCGGCCGACGCCCGCTTCGCCGCCCTGATCGACGAGCACGGCTGGCCAGGCTTGATGTCGATCGTTGAGGCCGGCCAGTATCAGTTCGCCGATGGCTTGTTTTTCGGCGGCGTTGGCCCGTCGTGGTCCAACCGTACGCTGCGCGATATCATCAAACAGCACCTGAGCCACGCCCAGGAGGCCATGACCTTCGACCTGCACACTGGCGCCGGCGCGTACGGCCATCCCATGCTGATGACCATCACCCAAGCCCCCTACCCAGCGCTGGCCGACGCCCAGGCGCTGTTTGGCCCGTGGCTGTACACCCTGATCACCGGGGCCAATACCCTGAGCGACACCGGCGTTGCCGCCACCTCCACGGGCTACACCTCCCAGGCCCTGGTCGACGCATTGCCCGGTGTGCGCCTGATGCCGTTCGTGATCGAGTGCGGCACCTATGCCGGGCCCCAGGTGCACCAGCACTTGCGCGATGACCATTGGCTGCACCTCTACGGCGACCCGCTGAACGCCACGGGCGCGCGCATCAAGCGCGGTTTGCTGGAACAGTTCTACCCTGCCGACAGCGATTGGCAGGCAGTGGTGTGGTTGCGCACCCGGCAAATCTGGGAGCGAGCGCTGGGGGCCTTCGGCCAGCAGTAG